Within Mercenaria mercenaria strain notata chromosome 15, MADL_Memer_1, whole genome shotgun sequence, the genomic segment ATTCAAGGGCAGTAAATTCaggatcaagcctgggtacctatgatctttaatacatattttcgttCTAAATTTGATTCTCAgacaatatacaaagtttaaagaaattctgcccgtcaGAAAAATTTTGCCCTATAGAAAATAATTGTCCCATTGACCCTTAAATTCTCCTGTAAACTGTATAATAccagcagttaaatggtttaaaagtcTCATTTATGTTTCTGCCAGCAGAGTGGTCTATGAGAACATGTCACTTCCAGCATTGAAATGAGTCAAATGACCAATGAAAGCAGTTTTCTATGTGTTACTGGcagcagtcaaatggtttataagaccAGTATACCAGTTTTTTAGATGTAACTACCAGTGATTAAATGTTTACAAGGCTCCTATTACTGCTAGCAGTAACATGTTTATGACAGCAAATAACAAGGCTCCTGTTACAGCTAACGAGAGCAATTTACCAGTTTCGTATATATTTCTGGCGTATTAACTCCTGAAAGAAAACCACTCAAGTAGCATTCAGCCTCGAGTCCCTAAAAAAAAGAGTTCTCCTTGGAaaccccgcctcacacctcaccccgggttcctcccagacaagagttttccccgaatggcggccacccgtgccgggtgggggacgaccccctctacaacggccaccaggtccgatccaaaagtcaaggtctggggcggagctgggggtgcccaaactgaaaactgtgaaaatttcCAAAcacggcctcggaccaagtttgagacccgctcacgagtaaacaagagtttttccGGGGTAGCCGCTCTGCTGGGCCCAAACACACCgacaccctctacaacggccacccggtcccgtcccaaagtcaaggtcccgtacgGTCCTCCTATTAACagctgtaagcattttaggccacccccacctcacacctcaccccgggttcctcccaaacaagagttttccccgaatggcggctaCCCGTGCCgagtgggggacgaccccctttacaacggccacccggtccgatccaaaagtcaaggtctgggacGGAGCTGGGAGTGccaaaactgaaaaatgtgaaaatttccaaaaacggcctcggaccaagattgagacccgctcacgagtaaacaagagttttcccggggtagccgctatgctggccccccacaCACCgacaccctctacaacggccacccggtcccgtcccaaagtcaaggtcccgtacggtcctcctattaactgctgtaagcattttaggccatccccgcctcacacctcaccccgggttcctcccaaacaagagttttccccgaatggcggccacccgtgccgggtgggggacgaccccctctacaacggccaccaggtccgatccaaaagtcaaggtctggggcggagctgggggtgcccaaactgaaaactgtgaaaatttccaaaaacggcctcggaccaagtttgagacccgctcacgagtaaacaagagatttcccggggtagccgctatgctggcccccaacacaccgtcaccctctacaacggccacccggtcccgtcccaaagtcaaggtcccgtacggtcctcctattaactgctgtaagcattttaggccaccctcgcctcacacctcaccccgggttcctcccaaacaatagttttccccgaatggcggccacccgtgccgggtgggggacgaccccctctacaacggccacccggtccgatccaaaagtcaaggtcttgGGCGGAGCTTGGGACCCCCAAACTTCTGTCatttaaatttcatgattttaatcTGTACAATGTACATGGATGAATACATTGATGGATGACTGCACTTTCCTGTTTTGCATGATCTAACTCGCCATTCTATTTTTAGTCAGGAGCTGGGTAATTCGATTTTAGCACACAACAACTTCCTTCAAACTGttactgttgtttgtatttttacttcGTTTATCGTTGAAAATaactatttgaatataaatgcctataaaatacatgtactcattttattcagaaaacgtgcCCGGGCCTAATACGAAACCATCCCTTCCTATTTAGTAAAGTGCGagattttctactttcagtttcttcAGATGCAAACCGGGGAGGTAATTACATCATAGTTAAGGCCAATTTATAGGATTGTCTTTCGCGTGTTTTATTATGTTCACTTCCTGTCTAAATAAAATGGTGTTGTAGTGGTTGCCTGTAGTATTGTCACGTTAGAGGTTGGGACTCTGTACTCTGTCAATTCATTTTTAGGAACCTTTTATGTGCGATAAAATTCATTCTTTCACTTATATGTTTTCCATTCTTCTTGTACAATAAATTTCATCTTAACAcaaaaaatcatgcataattttCATTATCGGTAAGTCTCGCCAGCTATTTCGTCAGAGTACACTTTTTTCTAGGCAAAATAATAACTAATTCTATTTGCACATGCATGCATCTCATACATtgtgcattatataaaatattttgtactaacttgcaaaaaatactaaaatacgcATTACACttctacggtggcacagaggtgacatagatgtttttatattaatacgtgcgcacgtaataactaatacgtgcgcacgttataactaaaaaacatcttcgtacgtactggtacaaaaaacatcatcgcacatactataaaaaacatcttcgtacgtatgaagtaatacgtgcgcacgtaaaagATTTTACGTGCGCATGTActagtttataaaaaatatctacaTACGCATAAACttatacgtgcgcacgtaaaccctttacgtgcgcacgtattactttatacgtacgacggtgtttttttatactagtacgtacgcacgtattactttatacgtactaagatgttttttatagtatgtgcgatgatgttttttgtaccagtacgtgcgcacgtattagttattacgtgcgcacgtattaataaaaaaacatctttgtcacctctgtgccaccgtacactTCCGATCTGTTATGGCTTTGCATAATactatgttaaaaatgaaaatttatgtagATAAAAATACGGATGGATATTTAAGCAATGCTTATACATACCATACTATCACAGCTATTAAGGCGGTTCATCTTTTTGTTGcaaaaattaattattatacaaaataaatctatacTGCTATATTGTATATGCAAACACTATCTAAATTATAGACCGTTCCTTTATAAAAAGTATAAAGCAtcactaactttataattgaaaagTAACTCATGCCAATAGCAGCACTTCACTTCTTTAGTGCAAGCATTGAACTGTTCTAACTGCTGACAATAGCATAAGTTAACTGTAtatgctggcagtagcagcactTCACTTGATCATCTTCACTTGTGGTAGTACAAGCATTTAAcagttgtaactgctggcagtagcagcagctaATCATTGTAACTGTTGGCAGTAGCATTGTATATGCACAAACTATCCAAATTATATACCGTTCCTTTATAAAAAGCGTAAAGCATCGCTaactttaaaactgaacattAACTCATGCCAGCACTTCACTTGTGGTAGTAGAAGCaatttaactgctgtaactgctggcaatagcagcagttaactgttgtaactgctcgCAGTAGCAGCACTTCATCTTCACTTGTGGTAGTACtaacatttaactgttgtaactgatggcagtagcagcagttaacaaATGTAACTGTTGGCAGTAGCAGCaattaactgctcctactgctggcagtagcagcagttaactgctcctactgctgctactgctgtactgccaattTCACGCCGATATGCAACAAGGGTTCTAAGTCCATGGAGTTATGCAACAAAGGTTCTAAGTCCATGGAGTTAGGACCATTGTTGCATTTAAAACATGATTTGCGAATCCTTTTTGCCtcaatatatcaatgaaatatattaatttcacataTCTGGTGacttttaaaattgttgataTAGTTTATTTACATTAGGCTTGTGTTCTTTTGATTAACCGATACAGCCGTCAAAGCCCTGAACTCCTTGATGTAAACTCATTGTGGAGTTAGACCAAATGTTGCATACATGAAATACTATTTTTTCACTCTTAAATAAAAGAATACGTTGCTGGGGAAGTTAATCAGGTGCGGAATGTTCTTTTTCATGCCACAAATGCCCTAactccattttgaccaaaaatggagataggtacctttttgcacggaccccttcAATTTCCAGCTGCCAGCTTTTCCTTTAATTAGCAACCTAAAATAGAATGTCAGTTCAATTATGAAAAGTGACCAATCGAAAGCTGGCTTACAAAAGCTATTGTGCTCAATAATGTCGCGGCAATCTTTAACGAACAAAAAGAGCTAGATGACACTCATGACACTCTGACGTCATTATCGTTACAGACCGGAAAATTTAGTTTACTCTATCAACACCTTTTAGGCAGCCTTGGGCATaatcacaaacttacaagtactcaTGCCCAGTAAAAAATAGTTCAATATGATTTTtgaatctaaaatatttttgaaaaagctaAAATTGCGGAAGAAAAAATATGAGTCTGGAGCTGGCGGGTTTcctcagaaaaaaaatcctaccATCTTCACCAATATACCACAAAGGAATAATTAATGATCATTTATAACTAAGATGCAGTTTATGTCGGTACCCCGTggcaaacgcttttcaattttaatggaaaaatagtAAATAAAGCTAATGTCAGTAACTACGCTTCAATGCTTTCTaatcctttaccctgctaaagttctaaaatggactggtctatcattcaatttgggcaataccatttattaatcgaaggaatgttcactgaaaatatactggctgaatagcgaaatgtgcaggccatgatcagcctcgcaaagacagaataacttaatgccagcaggctaaaggttaagacatATAGCAATAATTTCTGATATctgaaacttttatttttattttttattgtcgCACGATCTAGAAgtttaatgcaaaaaaaactgactattgtcattttaaaCCCATGCAAAATTTAAACTTGAATTCCCCCAAATTTATTTCAATCTATTAATAGTTGCAGTAATACAACAAATTGTGTTTACATTTCGAAAGTGTTTAAACCCGGAAGATCTAAATCGAAAGTAGAGCTCTTTGTTTGGGATATGAAATGGCTTCTAACTTATCCGAGTCAGGTGGGATTATCAGTAATAATGATTGtaaatgtttattatcattattatttacagGTTAATTTTTGGCCGTGTATATTTTTGCCAGTTTTGGAGGATATCCTAGTTAAAGTTGTAGTTTTGACTTGTGATTTATGCGAGGTTTTAATTATTTCGTTCACACTTTTATAAACTGAGTATATCATTTAAGTAAAATCCATGTAAGTTTTATGTAATGACTGGTACAATAGTGCATAACGATGATTTCTGTAAATGTCACGCTTTTCATTGAAACGAATACAATCTAATATTTAGCAGCCAGTCACACAATTACTAATCTGTTTTCTTAAGTAAAGTAGAACAAAAGGTCAATTTGGAAAGTTTGAATTATTACATAGATCCCTTTATATTGAAAACGTAGTtgctatttatatgaaataagttaTAATAGTATAGTTTAGCTTTACTCTTTGTTTACTATACTATGTAGTTTCGTATCTTATATATACTTCATTAGATAAAATGAGACGCATTCATTTTACTGATTTATATCATCATTCTCTATGTCAGTTTatgtaaattttaacatttatatccGGATAAAACTATTATATCGAGTAgttcatttataatttttgagAGCAGTGCATTCTCCACTTATAATACATGTGATAATTTTAAGCGATATATCCTGTCACGATATCGGAATGCAAACATAATGCACTggatataaataaaaagaaaacaacaaaatacaaaatatgatgcTTCTCCGTTTTGTTTCCGCTATATATAAGTAAAACCTAATCACGAATGAACTATTATGTAAGCTTCTTTATAATATTAAGGGGGAATAGTGCATGGGAGATGTCGGAACAGTTATGTTTAACCAACGCAAATATGACAAATCTCTAACACATAGGCTAACTTAAATTACGCTTGTTTAGAAAGTCTTTCGACATTTTGCAGTACATTTCTAATTATTTAATATCTTATTTCTAGACTTCAGAATTTTGCTGATTGGACGTACTGGACATGGCATAAGTTCCACTGGTAAAACAATCGTAGGGGATAATGTGTTTGAAGTTTCTGAGTCATCAAAATCGAAGACAAAGACATGCAAATGGTCAAATGTGAgacaatttataatttttattttatatcaaaagaaatatttcatttattttaataatcgACTATTGACaacttatttgtttttcatgCCCTCTTCGGTAAGATAATATATATTAGCATTTTTATGCCACGGGtcttaaaaaatgttattaagaTATCCGTGCGTACATGTGTgtatccgtgcgtgcgtgcgtgtgtttgtgtgtgcgcaAAATTGTGTCAGGCCGATAATTTTGTTGTGCATTGTAACTTGACATAATTAGACGATGTACAGtcaaatttcatatatataaactATTGAATTGTTTAAGTATGCTGGGTATGTGCAAACATATCAGatgaaaacaaaacagttataTATTCTAACGTTTTCTTAGCCCTAACTTCAATTGTGCTTATTACTATGTTTTGTAGAAGTACATGCGATTTGGAAAAGTAGTAGAAGTAGTGGACACTCCGGGATTTTTTGACACGGATTCCAATCACACTGCCGTACACAAGGAACTGCTGACAGCTCTAGTTCTGGCCACTCCTTGATTCCATGTCATCGCATTTGTTCTGATGAGAGGTCGATTTACAGAGGAAATACAGAAAACACAAGATCTATTTTTTCAGTGGTTTGGTCGTGGTGTAGAAAAGTTTGCATGCGTTATACTTACCGATACGAGTAGTGAAGATGCAAAACGTAAGTATATATATGACGATCCACATGATAAGCTTGCAGAATTGGTGAGAACTTGCAATGACAATGTTGTACCTTTGAACAATGTCGCTtctgatgaaataaaagacaGGCAGATAAGACGACTTTTCGAGGTGgttgaaaatattaaacaaacgAATTGTAATCAACATTTTTCTAATGTTGCGTTCCAACTCGCAGAGGcaaatataataaacaaatgtCCAAGTGAGCTGACCCAGGAATCAATTATGATTTTACAAAACTCTGGATTACGTATGAAAATATCAGACGACAAGTGCAAATATTTAGATAGAGTTTTTACAGTAGAAACTGAAGACGAAAGTACAAATGAAGAAGATCAATACAATGTAGGTTTAGCCGTGAATATGCAAGACAAAATACAATCAACACCCGCAAGTATAGTTGTTGTCAATGAATAAAGTGATATATGTGGAAGTGGAAGCGTTGGAAATCTCCCAATATTTGACAGCAGCTCGAACACACAGGCAAGTCAGCAGCATTTGAGACAAGAAGTAGCAACTTCAAACTCAAAGAATCCTCCATCATCCGAAACACAAACTTCGGAAAAACACTCTTTTTCCAAGACTTTTGAGGTACCTGGGAGTTTTGATAATCAGTCGAACAGCAATATATCTCAGGATTTTGTACATGCCAAACAATATCAAAACCAAAGTGGAGATTATTCAGATAAAATGCAAGCCTCTGCATCTGACCAATCAGAAGAACAGATTCACCGCGGTAAGCGCGAGGCAAGTTCTAGACGAAACCGTAAAATAGACATCGAAAGTGTACACTATGAGACACCTAGGCAGCCAATAGATGATTTTAAAGATAAGATTAACAAAGGTGAAAATGGAGATGAAGCATTGCATGGATTATCGGCATTTTTTAAGAAAGCTTGGAATTTCTGTAGGCACAAGCTTAGCAGCTGCACTTTGCTGTAAAGTTACAAGGACATTGTACGGTTACTGTAATACTTTGTCATGCTCATCTCTCGTTGAAATGAATTAGGAACATAAAGCTCGgttttatcaaacaaatgaaaaatgtaaaatggcATACAATGAGTTTACGACACCAGAGGCCATAAATTAGGCACCTGTGTGTGTATGATGTTATTTCAAGTTTTGTACCATGTATACTAATAATTATGAGGAAATAGTgataaatctgtcaaaaaagCCAATtgtattgataaatgttttaaagttttgtaaTACTTCTATATATGATAAGTAATGTCTTTCAAATAATGTAATACATACACAAATGTTTGAGGCTTGAAACGAATAAATTTTATAAAGCATTATGTGACAACCACCTTAAAATAAATTGCAGATAAGTGGTTTACATCTATGTATGAAATAAACCTAATATTTCGACAAGAATATACTGGGCGTCATTTACCatttaatatatacctctttatttttttatacaatatcgacgtcactttttcatggcctgtgcgcgggcTATCACTCaaagaccctgtctgatcatgtcttctaacccatttcatgactgtcaggcgAGAatagcacatacgacgtgcaatttcacgatATGAAAGTTGGGCGTCAACCacgccaatggcctgatggcgttgatcgtgccttaaacgcgGCATTCTACGCAAAGATATTTTGGTTtcttaacgtattccttttagtctgtcgactaactttcaagtgcgataaTGATTTGGGGGATAAAAATTTTCATACATATCCACATTGCTTGAAAATGCAGCCTGTGCCTCAaatgaatttcattgaatttgacaaatctttacaccagtgacgtcttaGTTACGTCAAAATGATAGTCGAGTTATGCTTGTAACACAGTCCaatgcgtgtttttttttttttttttttttgtttttttttttttaaatataagggcCATAAGGGTGGTGACTTTTCAGTGAAACCGAGTATATATACTGAtgaaaacaaagataaagatgtgGCGAAATACTTAAattatcaagttttttttctctaCGGGTACGCAACTCCTGAAAATATTGCATCCAGTGTTCTCTTggagaaatttttattttttattttaaaccaaaaaaaaaaacaacaattatctATATTTAATACATTCATGTAccattaaaatctttaaaaacccGACCTGGTCcttacaacaaaaaacaaagagaCAGGAAACAAAGTCCATGCTGTACAGTTATATACTGTATTGTGCATGTTGCCGGACGGAGTATTTTCGTAAACTAATAGTCACGACCTGACACAGTTTCTATAAACAGCACACACAAAACTACCTTCTCAGTtctttttaacaataaaacttgaaaatttcgTCCGATCATCATTGATAAATAAAAACTCGTTCCAAAAATGTTAATGTCCATTGCTTGAAAATGTAGTATATATACACGATATCTTAAAGAATCTAGCTATTTTAATTGGCACTACCCTTTTTACATACTGATGGGATCAGCTACAACTTTTGCAGACATTTGCGACTAAACTTCTTTCGTGATACAGTTTTGGCAGATAATGTTTACTGTCTTTTTGTTATGAATATTACGTCATATTCAACGGCTCAAAAGTcaacaattattttattacatcAATGTTCCTTTTAGGCTTAATGGAAATAATCAACATTTGATAGAcaataaacttttaaattttaatttcaaaacgtAACATATCTAATTAAAATCAGCAAACAGTCGTATGTAGATATTGTTACTTTCTTAGTATCGAAAACCTCCTTTTCATTCATAATTATACTATTATCAGAAAAAAACTcatttttgtttctgtcatttgtcttgcttttcataatttaacttactactacttctactacgaCAGCAAATATTCAACGTCAATCAATAGTAAAACAGGAAATTGCTGTTTTtatgatggcatatttctgccaaccgcAAATCCACAAATATGTCACGATATAGAACTTAAATATTGAAAGGGGGAGAACATGTGCAGGTGGTTTGGTAGCCCAGTCCGTTGAttatcggaacggtattccgaggccaaGGGTTCAAGTCTCGCGTCTGgcttcacatttttctcatcTTGTAACAGAATGAACGAGTGTATATCCACCCATCCCCTAACACCTCCCCTAATGGCTTGTGTCAATCGATATGATTTGAAATGATAAGTTTGCATAattattatgcccctttatgcattttcttttattccgTAATGATGGGAAACAATTGCGGAATATTGCCAgtaactgactaactgacaaaaatcaagatacgcagttaacgtaagtgaatatgtgaatggcagtagtgggcactaagaagcatttttttttttgtcctggTAAGATACTTAAGTagataacaagcagttttgtcacgtgccagataataactgaattaGTGACATTTTTACGAGAATTTCGAGATAAACATGTGGGTATGTAGCTGGCAGAAATAGGCCACCGTAGTTTTCGTTCGTAAATAAATAGAAAACCCACTCTGATATATTTAGACCTAATATATCATAATTGGTCGGCAACTGAATCATTCCAATTTGGTTTTTGGTTGACCAATTCTAATTTGGTTCTAGTTTTTATGAATTTCGTAGTGGAGTCcaaccacgaaatttaatcccaacgaacaagtaagatttccattcattttatgttcaaaagttgaaatcctcGAATTAATGTTCcaacgaaattgccattttgagcaaagacacaaaatttcatgcccacgaaattaaatgattttacggTAAATCTACTTCCAAAACACGCAGAAAAATAAAGCACACTATTCAAATGTTGATTTCGAGTcataatttagtaaaattttaataataGCAAAACCAGTGAGCAAGTGCAAACTGAACATGTGGGTGCCTATTCATGCTCTTAGAAGAATCAGCATACAACCCACAGGGTGATACTGTGGAAAATAAACGCGCCACAGAAATGTTTTGGAATCGTCCTTATCCCACAGCTTACAACTGTAAAATATACTTTTCACAAGCCAAAGAAGTGTTTACCATAGATATTTCAAACCTTAAAGATAAACAAATAATAACTGCACATATATGCAGAGAAATacttaaataaaagataaataaccAACAGGGAAATCCACATTCCAAAACCTCCCAACAAGCGCAACACATAGCACAGAAACGTACAAACGAttagcaccgccttggaacgttcagtggcaaaaacacgTAATACTGAACATCGTGATTGAATCAGTTAGCTGCAGTTAGAAGGCCGTTACACAAGCTTCGACGTTGCATAGCAACTGCCAAACGTGAGGATGACTATAAATCAAAAATATAGCAATTGcgctttgataaaaaaaaaaacatcagcatTATCATGGATTACTTTACTTTAACTCTTAAGGAATTACTATGAAGGTTAACAAAGGTTACTACATGATATGAAGTCACGGTTCAACATCGGGAATGAAAACTGAAGGCATAAGGAATTGATGAAATGAGTTGCTAGAACTTGATACATGCACAAACTTTCACGAATTTCTGCCATAAAAACGGTTTGAGATAGAAAGTAAATATGACCTATGACGACAGCCAACTTCATTCCTTGTCGCCAGTAAAAGTTGCAAAGAATAGAGCAAAACAACCCAGCTGGACGAGACTGGTGGACAAGTGGAAGGAAACATTCTACAACATTTTAAAGGGAACTTATTCAAAATCACGAGTAAGAATACATTTCATCAGTAATAGTGCTCGTGTTGATGACAAGGAACAGGAACGTGGTACATGCTCAAACAGACAGGTAACATGTTTTAGTACTTTTAGCAGAAGGCATCAGTAATCACATAACAgaatgtttcatattttaaatataaagaaGGTGATAAAAGAATAAGAACTACAACTTACTGTTCACCAGTTTGTCCGTGAATTTACCGAGAAAATAAACCATTTGTAATGaacttacatatatatatatataactcatTCAATATTTACAGGGATACTATAAAaattttacaaacacaaacaGATAAGCAAATGGGCGTGGCCGCAAGTTACTACAAAATAAGATGACGACCGTCCCCAACAGATATAatacgaaacaaaatggcgggtaaaaatattatgtaaatttgaaaatgaagtaaagcaatatatttttattagagagagagagagagggggggtgGTATCCAGCTCCTTTCCCAGCAAACACACGACGTCGCAAAGACgtctttttatagttgttttgggGTCGCGACGTCGGTGACCAGAatccgacgttgttccaacgacTTTACACCGA encodes:
- the LOC123550641 gene encoding GTPase IMAP family member 4-like isoform X2, which codes for MASNLSESDFRILLIGRTGHGISSTGKTIVGDNVFEVSESSKSKTKTCKWSNKYMRFGKVVEVVDTPGFFDTDSNHTAVHKELLTALVLATP
- the LOC123550641 gene encoding GTPase IMAP family member 4-like isoform X1, which encodes MASNLSESGGIISNNDYFRILLIGRTGHGISSTGKTIVGDNVFEVSESSKSKTKTCKWSNKYMRFGKVVEVVDTPGFFDTDSNHTAVHKELLTALVLATP